A region from the uncultured Draconibacterium sp. genome encodes:
- a CDS encoding NUDIX domain-containing protein, whose product MKHYTKHPKHFVAVDCVILGYDEGELCLLLYPRGFEPSKGAWSLMGGFVQDDESSDDAAKRVLKQTIGLEDIFMQQVATFAKPDRDPEARVISVAYYALVRMDEHDKACVREHGAHWWPISELPEMIFDHGKMVKEALVKLQQEAGYRLIGKELLADKFTLLQLRKLYEAIFQREFDPGNFRKKILSLDVLERLNEKDSSESKKGAFYYRCKNEITERGLDRIVKV is encoded by the coding sequence ATGAAACACTATACTAAACATCCAAAACATTTTGTTGCAGTCGACTGCGTAATACTCGGATACGATGAAGGAGAACTCTGCCTGTTGTTATATCCGAGAGGTTTTGAACCCTCAAAAGGAGCATGGTCGTTAATGGGGGGCTTCGTTCAGGATGATGAATCGTCGGATGACGCCGCCAAGCGTGTTTTAAAACAAACCATAGGACTCGAAGATATTTTTATGCAGCAGGTGGCAACCTTTGCCAAGCCTGATCGCGACCCCGAAGCACGCGTGATAAGCGTTGCCTACTATGCGTTGGTTAGAATGGATGAACACGACAAAGCCTGTGTTAGAGAGCATGGCGCACACTGGTGGCCCATCTCTGAATTGCCCGAAATGATTTTTGACCATGGAAAGATGGTGAAGGAAGCTCTGGTAAAATTGCAACAGGAAGCCGGGTATCGTTTAATCGGGAAAGAGTTACTTGCCGATAAATTTACCTTGCTGCAATTGCGGAAATTATACGAAGCCATTTTTCAACGCGAATTCGACCCCGGAAATTTCAGAAAAAAAATATTGTCGCTTGATGTGCTTGAGCGACTCAATGAAAAAGACTCGTCCGAGTCGAAAAAAGGAGCCTTCTATTACCGTTGTAAAAACGAAATTACCGAGCGTGGGCTCGACCGTATTGTGAAGGTTTAA
- a CDS encoding family 43 glycosylhydrolase, with protein sequence MKHKELILSTFLILLLLVQGCTKTENNEAYLFAYFTGNGPGEEAIRFAVSEDAYHYRALNNDQPILNNKDISSTGGVRDPHILRGANGNFYMVVTDLYVTDMGWKNYAMVLLKSNDLINWKSSIVNIPEAFPDEFGDVWRVWAPQTIYDEEVGKYMVYFSMKQGDEPDIIYYAYANADFTALEAAPKQLLYSPTNNACIDGDIIKKDQKFYLFHKSESGDPGIKLAISDHLTEGYEYPSLERVDKEIENVEGSGVFKLNNSDEWILMYDVYGLGRYQFTKSTDLQNFTVIDEEITMNFHPRHGTVLPITKTELKRLISQWGTMDDPLVEAAASGLKTQNVNIDSQKGRIRFPVKKGVDISSFDPEFKTFTGVKVSPMGPQNFSLGPVNYTITIDGVGEQNFEATVAEDHNPVLEGFYADPDVLFAEKTGKYYIYPTSDGFHNWGGYYFKTFSSENLVDWQDEGVILNLREDVSWANHNAWAPCIIEKKIDGEYKYFFYFCGRQKIGVAVADNPEGPFVDSGEPLINWKPEGVKGGQEIDPDVFTDPKTGKSYLYWGNGYMAGVELNDDMVSLKMETLKVMTPDKTFREGVYVIYRNGTYYFMWSEDDTRSPNYKVRYATSNSPLGELTIPENNIVIQRNAEKEIFATGHNSAIQVPGEDEWYLVYHRFTYPNGKNMGYRAGFHREVCIDRLGFDEQGNIIEVIPTLEGIDR encoded by the coding sequence ATGAAACACAAAGAACTAATTCTCTCCACTTTTTTAATCCTGTTACTATTGGTTCAGGGATGTACCAAAACCGAAAATAACGAGGCCTACCTGTTTGCCTATTTTACCGGAAATGGCCCGGGCGAAGAAGCAATCCGCTTTGCTGTAAGTGAGGATGCTTACCATTACAGGGCTTTAAATAACGATCAGCCAATTCTTAATAATAAAGATATTTCGTCCACAGGCGGGGTGCGCGACCCACATATCCTACGCGGTGCCAACGGCAACTTTTACATGGTAGTAACCGATTTGTATGTAACCGATATGGGTTGGAAAAACTACGCCATGGTTCTATTAAAATCAAATGATTTAATTAACTGGAAATCATCAATAGTAAATATTCCGGAGGCTTTTCCTGATGAGTTTGGAGATGTGTGGCGCGTTTGGGCCCCACAAACTATTTATGATGAGGAAGTTGGGAAGTATATGGTTTATTTCTCGATGAAGCAGGGCGATGAGCCTGATATTATTTATTACGCTTACGCCAATGCCGATTTTACCGCGCTGGAAGCAGCACCCAAACAATTGCTGTACAGCCCAACAAACAATGCTTGTATTGATGGCGATATCATAAAAAAAGATCAAAAGTTTTACCTTTTTCATAAATCGGAAAGTGGCGACCCGGGAATTAAACTGGCTATCTCCGATCATCTCACCGAAGGCTACGAGTACCCCAGCCTCGAACGGGTCGATAAAGAAATTGAAAATGTAGAGGGCTCGGGCGTTTTTAAATTAAATAATTCAGATGAGTGGATTTTAATGTACGATGTATACGGCCTGGGAAGGTATCAATTTACGAAAAGTACAGATTTGCAAAATTTTACAGTTATTGATGAGGAGATTACTATGAATTTTCATCCTCGGCACGGAACAGTACTGCCCATAACCAAAACAGAGTTGAAACGATTAATATCGCAATGGGGAACAATGGATGACCCACTGGTAGAGGCTGCAGCCTCTGGTTTAAAAACACAAAATGTGAATATAGACAGCCAAAAAGGACGTATCCGTTTTCCGGTAAAAAAGGGTGTTGATATTTCTTCTTTCGATCCTGAATTTAAAACCTTTACGGGAGTAAAAGTAAGCCCAATGGGGCCTCAAAATTTTTCTTTAGGTCCGGTAAACTATACCATTACAATTGATGGAGTTGGGGAGCAAAATTTCGAGGCAACCGTTGCCGAAGATCATAATCCTGTTTTGGAAGGCTTTTATGCCGATCCGGATGTTCTCTTTGCTGAAAAAACAGGCAAATATTACATCTACCCAACAAGCGATGGATTTCATAACTGGGGAGGCTATTATTTCAAAACCTTCTCATCCGAAAACCTGGTTGACTGGCAAGATGAGGGAGTAATTTTAAACCTACGCGAAGATGTAAGCTGGGCTAATCATAATGCATGGGCACCCTGTATTATTGAGAAGAAAATTGATGGGGAATATAAGTATTTCTTTTATTTCTGTGGGCGGCAAAAAATTGGCGTTGCCGTTGCCGATAACCCCGAAGGACCATTTGTTGATAGCGGAGAACCGCTGATAAACTGGAAGCCCGAAGGAGTGAAAGGAGGGCAGGAAATAGATCCCGATGTTTTTACCGATCCAAAAACCGGAAAAAGTTACCTGTACTGGGGAAATGGTTATATGGCCGGAGTTGAGCTTAACGATGATATGGTTTCGTTAAAAATGGAAACTTTAAAAGTAATGACTCCGGATAAAACTTTCAGGGAAGGAGTGTATGTAATATACCGAAACGGTACATACTATTTTATGTGGTCGGAAGACGATACCCGCAGTCCGAACTACAAAGTGCGTTATGCCACAAGCAATTCTCCCTTGGGCGAATTAACCATTCCCGAAAATAATATTGTTATTCAGCGCAATGCTGAGAAAGAAATTTTTGCAACCGGTCATAACTCGGCAATACAGGTTCCCGGAGAAGATGAGTGGTACCTGGTTTATCATCGTTTTACGTATCCTAATGGAAAAAACATGGGCTACAGGGCAGGTTTTCATCGCGAAGTTTGTATCGACAGACTCGGGTTTGATGAGCAGGGGAATATCATAGAAGTTATACCAACACTGGAAGGAATAGATCGTTAG